A genomic stretch from Candidatus Nitrososphaera gargensis Ga9.2 includes:
- a CDS encoding type 2 periplasmic-binding domain-containing protein — protein MSKVSPEWADQVGKGKSVQRPTGISAPGNEGVSSSIKSTPYAIGYIEFHYALTTGMPYAYLQNQEGNFIELSIDSVRTAIAASAGSLPNGEKSWEHVSTTDAPGEDSYPISSFSYLLLYKELSTNPRIDSMDKAIALVDFAEWAITDGQQFADDLAYVPLPEEAVQINEETLESITYNGQPVLAEERVTSTDSLGLFSPIIAASIILAIAAGSAIYIWRKRRGSLAPKEISTEPRERRETRDKISYPLLRGTLAGDRIFRFIVISAAGYMMLLLGLVAVSIFSG, from the coding sequence TTGTCAAAAGTAAGTCCTGAGTGGGCAGATCAAGTTGGCAAGGGCAAGTCGGTCCAGCGGCCGACAGGAATTAGTGCGCCCGGCAATGAAGGCGTATCGAGCTCCATCAAGAGCACGCCATATGCAATTGGCTATATCGAGTTCCATTATGCGCTCACAACTGGAATGCCCTATGCATACCTGCAAAATCAAGAAGGCAACTTTATCGAACTGTCAATTGATTCAGTGCGTACAGCCATAGCTGCTTCAGCAGGGTCTCTGCCAAATGGTGAGAAGTCTTGGGAGCATGTGTCGACAACCGATGCGCCGGGCGAGGACTCATATCCTATCTCTAGCTTTTCCTACCTCCTTCTGTACAAGGAACTAAGCACAAATCCAAGAATAGATAGCATGGACAAAGCCATAGCTTTGGTGGATTTTGCAGAGTGGGCTATAACCGACGGCCAGCAATTTGCAGACGATCTGGCATACGTGCCTCTTCCAGAGGAGGCTGTCCAGATCAATGAAGAAACGCTCGAATCCATAACCTATAATGGGCAGCCAGTTCTGGCAGAGGAAAGAGTAACCAGTACTGATTCACTAGGATTATTTTCGCCGATCATTGCGGCCAGCATTATACTGGCAATTGCAGCTGGCAGTGCAATTTACATCTGGAGGAAAAGGAGAGGATCGCTAGCACCTAAGGAAATTTCAACTGAGCCTAGAGAGCGAAGAGAAACCAGAGACAAGATTTCATATCCTCTACTCAGGGGCACACTGGCAGGCGATAGGATATTTCGTTTCATAGTAATATCCGCTGCCGGCTACATGATGCTTCTTCTTGGTCTTGTAGCTGTTTCAATATTTTCTGGATAA
- a CDS encoding MIP/aquaporin family protein: MQRTSSRLTSSQKIFFVELAGTFVVVLLATGSVVIDAKVGGALGLPFVAFAPFAGVAAMVYAFGKISMAHFNPAVTIGFFVSGHIKKTQLSVYLGAEIIGALLASLSVLAFIGSEANLGANAPNYSFPLAVIFGVEVLVTGFLMAVIFAAVYTKGLRGWSGIAIGGMVGLDIFFFSFISGASMNPARSLAPALLSGAVSDLWLYWSATFAGSAIVALLCRKKFQS; the protein is encoded by the coding sequence TTGCAGAGAACCTCAAGTAGGCTGACGTCAAGCCAGAAAATATTTTTCGTCGAGCTTGCCGGCACGTTCGTGGTCGTGCTACTTGCCACCGGCTCGGTGGTGATAGACGCAAAGGTAGGCGGCGCGCTTGGGCTGCCTTTTGTCGCGTTTGCGCCATTTGCCGGCGTGGCCGCGATGGTCTATGCCTTTGGAAAAATTTCGATGGCTCATTTCAACCCGGCAGTCACGATCGGCTTTTTCGTCAGCGGCCACATCAAAAAGACGCAGCTGTCGGTGTATCTTGGCGCGGAGATAATCGGCGCGCTGTTGGCCAGCCTGTCCGTGCTTGCTTTTATCGGGAGCGAGGCGAACCTTGGCGCGAATGCGCCCAACTATTCGTTCCCGCTTGCAGTTATCTTCGGCGTCGAGGTTCTGGTCACCGGCTTTTTGATGGCAGTCATTTTCGCGGCAGTCTACACCAAGGGGCTGAGAGGGTGGAGCGGCATCGCCATCGGCGGCATGGTGGGCCTTGACATCTTTTTCTTCTCCTTCATTTCAGGCGCTTCAATGAACCCTGCCCGGTCGCTTGCCCCTGCGCTCCTATCCGGAGCCGTGTCCGACCTGTGGCTTTACTGGTCCGCGACCTTTGCCGGCTCTGCCATAGTTGCGCTGCTATGCCGCAAGAAATTCCAGAGCTAG
- a CDS encoding substrate-binding domain-containing protein: protein MEKVPGAVHIPETIGSIVVSYNLSEFPEKGLKLTGPILADIFLSKITEWNDPKIQELNPTISLPSQSIIVAHRSDGSGTTFV, encoded by the coding sequence ATGGAAAAGGTTCCGGGCGCGGTTCACATTCCAGAAACAATAGGATCAATAGTCGTATCGTACAACCTGTCAGAGTTTCCGGAAAAGGGTCTCAAACTTACAGGCCCGATTCTTGCAGATATTTTCCTTAGCAAGATCACGGAATGGAACGATCCAAAAATACAAGAACTGAATCCTACCATTTCCCTGCCGTCTCAAAGCATTATAGTTGCACATAGGTCAGACGGATCTGGCACCACGTTTGTGTAG
- a CDS encoding winged helix-turn-helix transcriptional regulator: METKIPVIQDCSFAGYDPSSLMSETARLRRIITKRGTLEILIPLCCSTQPVRYKQFRQALKGISSKTLASRLKELEKGGILERKAYSEIPPRVEYRLTGKGQELVESVMYLLQWMKKWSK; this comes from the coding sequence ATGGAAACCAAGATTCCGGTAATTCAGGACTGCAGTTTTGCTGGCTACGATCCTTCGTCGTTGATGTCTGAGACCGCCCGGCTCCGCAGGATAATAACGAAAAGGGGGACGCTTGAGATCCTGATACCGCTCTGCTGCAGCACCCAGCCGGTAAGGTACAAGCAGTTCCGCCAGGCGCTCAAGGGAATCAGCAGCAAGACGCTTGCAAGCCGCCTCAAAGAGCTGGAGAAGGGGGGCATCCTTGAAAGAAAGGCGTACAGCGAGATCCCGCCACGGGTAGAGTACCGGCTCACCGGCAAGGGGCAGGAGCTTGTCGAGTCCGTCATGTACCTACTGCAGTGGATGAAAAAGTGGTCAAAATAG
- a CDS encoding cation:proton antiporter domain-containing protein, which translates to MSYSAAAIKQAGESLFPQFFTAAGGGSEPIDLVVQDIAVIMVVAAIMLAITFKLKQPMVIGYIAAGMIIGPYTPPFSLVRSPETLNLFAELGIIMLLFVTGTEFPIAKLRSVGRISIVTALAESIGTLLIVFFIAQNLGFSFYDSVFLALALSITSTVVTIRILEDVGLIRDKSSTLILGMLIVEDIVAISVLGVMQSFVTAGGNLSIANIAITLGIVGGFIGGVTIIGSKFVPRVIDRAGRTNDYALLLITILGLAFGLSFLANGLGMSVVIGAFLAGVLVAESKSAAVARIITIPLRDMFAALFFISIGALMDVSLIPTYIVSAIILILTSFASKFLIVTGILVRGGYDNTTALRSGLGIAATKGELSLVIGKGGQDVGAISSSVLPMLGVVTIVTSFIGPFIIRVGSRFKLSEPTEEVDSKKEKEKEES; encoded by the coding sequence GTGAGCTATTCCGCAGCAGCAATAAAACAGGCAGGCGAGTCGCTGTTCCCGCAGTTCTTTACTGCAGCAGGAGGAGGCAGTGAACCGATAGATCTGGTGGTTCAGGACATTGCGGTGATCATGGTAGTTGCTGCAATAATGCTTGCCATCACATTCAAACTAAAGCAGCCAATGGTTATCGGCTACATTGCTGCCGGCATGATAATTGGGCCATATACGCCGCCCTTTAGCCTTGTGCGGAGCCCCGAAACGCTGAACCTTTTTGCGGAACTCGGCATAATCATGCTGCTCTTTGTCACCGGCACAGAGTTCCCCATTGCCAAACTGCGTTCGGTGGGCAGGATATCCATAGTCACCGCGCTTGCCGAGTCGATAGGCACGCTCTTGATAGTGTTCTTTATTGCCCAGAACCTTGGGTTCAGTTTTTACGATTCGGTATTTCTGGCTCTTGCGCTGTCGATCACCAGTACTGTTGTCACGATTAGGATACTGGAAGACGTCGGCCTGATACGCGACAAGTCGTCGACGCTCATACTGGGGATGCTTATAGTCGAAGACATTGTTGCGATCAGCGTGCTTGGCGTCATGCAGTCCTTTGTCACGGCAGGCGGCAACCTGTCAATTGCGAATATCGCGATCACCCTTGGCATAGTTGGCGGCTTTATAGGCGGCGTAACCATAATTGGAAGCAAGTTCGTCCCGCGGGTTATAGACAGGGCCGGCAGGACCAACGACTATGCCCTACTCCTGATAACGATCTTGGGGCTTGCATTTGGCCTGTCGTTTCTGGCAAACGGCCTTGGCATGTCGGTGGTGATCGGCGCGTTCTTGGCCGGCGTGCTCGTAGCCGAGAGCAAGAGCGCGGCTGTGGCAAGGATTATCACGATCCCACTGAGGGACATGTTTGCCGCGCTGTTCTTCATATCGATAGGCGCACTCATGGACGTATCGCTGATCCCGACATACATAGTGTCTGCTATAATCCTGATACTGACCTCGTTTGCCTCAAAGTTCCTGATAGTGACGGGCATCCTTGTCAGGGGAGGATACGACAATACCACTGCATTGAGGTCCGGGCTTGGAATAGCCGCGACAAAGGGTGAGCTCTCGCTGGTTATAGGAAAGGGAGGACAGGACGTGGGTGCCATTTCTTCGTCGGTTCTGCCCATGCTCGGTGTCGTCACAATAGTTACGTCGTTCATCGGCCCGTTCATCATAAGGGTAGGGAGCCGGTTCAAGCTGTCCGAGCCCACCGAAGAAGTGGATTCAAAGAAGGAGAAGGAAAAGGAAGAAAGCTAG
- a CDS encoding arsenate reductase ArsC, whose product MKVVLFVCVENAGRSQMAEGFFNKHAPPGYRAVSAGTKPAGQINPLAVQAMKEVGIDISGQKSKIITDDMIRDSVRAVNMGCMDRSDCPLLFLNNPVDWNIEDPKGKPIEKVREIRDEIERRVKELAENLK is encoded by the coding sequence ATGAAGGTCGTCCTTTTTGTTTGCGTGGAGAACGCCGGCAGGAGCCAGATGGCAGAGGGATTTTTCAACAAGCACGCGCCGCCTGGCTACAGGGCGGTCAGCGCCGGCACCAAGCCGGCTGGGCAGATAAACCCGCTTGCAGTGCAGGCCATGAAAGAGGTCGGCATCGACATCAGCGGTCAGAAGTCAAAGATCATCACGGACGACATGATCAGGGATTCTGTCAGGGCGGTCAACATGGGCTGCATGGACAGGTCCGACTGCCCGCTCTTGTTCCTCAACAACCCCGTTGACTGGAACATCGAGGACCCAAAGGGCAAGCCCATAGAGAAGGTGCGCGAGATCAGAGACGAGATTGAGAGAAGAGTAAAGGAGCTTGCAGAGAACCTCAAGTAG
- the pstS gene encoding phosphate ABC transporter substrate-binding protein PstS has product MASFVVPIAMPAKAHAQSAITLNGAGATFPFPLIDTWRVEYNKLNPNVQLNYQSIGSGGGIKQFTEKTVDFGATDAPLTQAQFDAAPGAIHIPETIGSVVPTYNIPGIGNGELKLTGTVLADIFLGKITKWDDPAIKNLNQDLALPSEDIIVVHRSDGSGTTYVWTDYLSKASPEWEAQIGKGTSVPWPVGLGGPGNEGVANLVRQTTNAIGYNELAYAITTGMSHAQVQNREGNFIHASLETVRNAVAAESISLPAGDAPWHTVTMTNARGADSYPIASFSYLLVYKELSTFPSINSMARAKALVDFIHWAITDGQEFAPPLEYVPLPDEVVNHNLETLQMLTYNGEPVFEAPGQQAPATEPFTISYTLGGNTYTITGVSEEAKATSFRINPEQSIEVQLQGQGEIELTLPKSMVDGISTIRAGDQEIPYQQVSSSSSETTIRFTVPEGTDSVDIQAAMVVPEFEVIALLILAASIVAAIVIARVVMPGQSRSNNELAAFGASP; this is encoded by the coding sequence TTGGCGTCTTTTGTTGTACCAATAGCAATGCCGGCGAAGGCTCATGCACAGAGCGCCATAACGCTCAACGGAGCAGGGGCAACATTTCCCTTTCCGCTGATCGATACATGGCGCGTTGAATACAACAAGCTCAATCCAAATGTCCAGCTGAATTACCAGTCAATTGGCAGCGGTGGAGGCATCAAGCAGTTTACAGAAAAAACAGTAGACTTTGGAGCAACCGACGCACCGCTTACGCAAGCTCAGTTTGATGCAGCCCCAGGAGCAATTCACATTCCGGAAACAATCGGGTCGGTAGTGCCAACATACAACATACCTGGAATTGGTAATGGGGAACTAAAGCTCACTGGCACCGTGCTTGCAGATATTTTCCTTGGCAAGATCACAAAATGGGATGATCCAGCAATCAAAAACCTGAATCAAGATTTGGCACTTCCAAGCGAGGACATCATAGTTGTCCACAGGTCCGACGGATCTGGTACAACATATGTCTGGACAGACTACCTCTCAAAGGCGAGCCCCGAATGGGAAGCGCAGATTGGCAAGGGCACTTCTGTGCCATGGCCTGTAGGACTAGGCGGCCCCGGCAATGAGGGTGTTGCCAACCTTGTCAGGCAGACCACTAATGCAATAGGATACAACGAACTCGCGTATGCAATAACTACAGGGATGTCGCACGCCCAAGTCCAGAACAGAGAGGGCAATTTTATCCATGCCTCTCTTGAAACTGTCAGAAATGCAGTCGCGGCCGAATCAATAAGCTTGCCGGCGGGAGACGCACCTTGGCATACTGTTACCATGACCAACGCTAGAGGCGCAGATTCCTATCCAATAGCTAGCTTTTCCTACCTGCTGGTCTACAAAGAACTAAGCACGTTCCCTTCAATTAACAGCATGGCAAGAGCGAAAGCGCTGGTTGACTTTATCCATTGGGCGATTACAGACGGCCAAGAATTCGCGCCGCCGCTGGAATATGTGCCGCTGCCAGACGAGGTGGTGAACCATAACTTGGAGACGCTACAAATGCTGACGTACAACGGCGAGCCGGTATTCGAAGCACCGGGACAGCAGGCCCCCGCCACGGAGCCATTTACCATATCGTACACGCTTGGCGGCAACACCTACACAATAACCGGAGTGTCAGAAGAAGCAAAAGCAACGTCATTTAGGATCAACCCAGAGCAGTCAATTGAAGTCCAACTTCAAGGCCAAGGCGAAATAGAGCTGACTCTGCCAAAGAGCATGGTTGACGGTATCAGCACGATAAGAGCGGGAGATCAAGAGATTCCGTATCAACAGGTCAGCTCTTCGTCGTCAGAGACTACAATCAGGTTCACTGTGCCGGAAGGAACAGACTCGGTAGACATACAGGCTGCCATGGTTGTGCCGGAATTTGAAGTCATTGCGCTTTTGATCCTTGCAGCATCTATAGTGGCAGCAATTGTCATAGCAAGAGTAGTCATGCCAGGACAAAGCAGAAGCAACAACGAACTGGCAGCGTTTGGTGCCAGCCCCTGA
- a CDS encoding DNA methyltransferase, translating to MKATCGHIFACTSKSERECFDRMLFATSRVYGESVLKIKKGDLLFLLNLDTDTLYGTFRAKSAGAKDLVPEAWNGKYPYQVQVSRNGAVHSLAGAKKVLSGMGLSWRDTLDGEQARFLSQYIENPDGKAIIKIAKKDVIEDKPRLESTTLWDYPRQSYGKTQKGNNKYAGVTPAFVIYNMVKRYTEPGDLVLDPMAGSGTTIDVCKEEGRRCIAYDISPTRPDIKQNDARKIPLADESVDMIFIDSPYGDNIDYNDKPGNIGKLSAETDEFYKALDMVMAECHRVLKPGKVLGWLIGDQWVKKKFTPVGFNVYEGLSKYFDTVDIVCVARRSQTSNTGLWHSRALRFNFYLRGFKYLFIMRKPAAGEQALKRKISWTQYPRR from the coding sequence ATGAAGGCGACCTGCGGGCACATTTTCGCGTGCACCAGCAAGAGCGAGCGGGAATGCTTTGACCGCATGCTCTTTGCGACAAGCCGAGTCTACGGCGAAAGCGTGTTGAAAATAAAAAAAGGCGACCTGCTGTTCTTGCTAAATCTGGATACCGATACGCTCTATGGAACATTCAGGGCAAAATCTGCCGGTGCCAAGGATCTGGTGCCCGAAGCGTGGAATGGGAAGTACCCTTACCAAGTGCAGGTATCGCGCAACGGTGCTGTTCATTCGCTTGCGGGTGCGAAAAAAGTCCTATCAGGCATGGGTTTAAGCTGGCGGGACACGCTTGACGGCGAGCAGGCTCGATTTCTCTCCCAATACATCGAGAACCCGGATGGCAAGGCAATAATCAAGATAGCAAAAAAGGATGTTATCGAGGACAAGCCCCGGCTCGAATCAACCACGCTGTGGGACTATCCCCGACAGAGCTACGGCAAGACGCAAAAGGGGAACAATAAGTACGCTGGAGTGACGCCGGCGTTCGTGATCTACAACATGGTCAAGCGCTACACAGAACCGGGCGACCTCGTGCTCGACCCGATGGCCGGAAGCGGCACCACCATAGACGTGTGTAAGGAGGAGGGCCGCAGGTGCATAGCGTACGACATTTCGCCTACAAGGCCGGATATCAAGCAGAACGATGCCCGCAAGATCCCGCTTGCCGACGAAAGCGTCGACATGATATTTATTGACTCGCCGTATGGCGACAACATCGACTACAATGACAAGCCGGGTAACATAGGCAAGCTCTCTGCTGAGACTGACGAGTTTTACAAAGCGCTTGACATGGTCATGGCCGAATGCCACCGCGTGTTAAAGCCGGGCAAGGTGCTCGGCTGGCTGATAGGCGACCAGTGGGTCAAGAAAAAGTTCACGCCAGTGGGCTTTAACGTATACGAAGGTCTGAGCAAATATTTTGATACAGTCGATATTGTGTGCGTGGCAAGGAGAAGCCAAACGTCCAACACTGGATTGTGGCACAGCCGCGCGCTCCGCTTCAACTTTTACCTCCGCGGCTTCAAATACCTCTTTATAATGAGAAAGCCTGCTGCCGGCGAGCAGGCTCTAAAAAGAAAGATCAGCTGGACGCAGTATCCTCGCCGTTAG
- a CDS encoding undecaprenyl-diphosphate phosphatase: MAAVDILQAIILGAIQGLTEWLPISSSGHLALVQLAMGLKVPVFYDAVLHLGTLTGVFAIYRKDIANVVKSIFGQNRAEAKEGAHRPQGGRMLWFIVLGTIPTATIGLAFSSFFEYSFYDPLSIGVGFIVTGVFVLITLFLKAGSKKLDAADAVLIGVGQGLSIFSSISRSGATVAAGMFRGVEREQLVRYSFLLSVPAILGAAAVDMISADEQERAELYSIGIESYIVGAAISAAVGYASIRVLIRLVIRGKFYLFAFYCFAIGIATFLLL, from the coding sequence TTGGCAGCTGTTGACATACTGCAGGCGATAATCCTAGGCGCAATTCAGGGGCTGACAGAGTGGCTTCCTATCTCTAGCTCGGGCCACCTAGCCCTCGTCCAGCTTGCCATGGGCCTCAAGGTTCCAGTTTTTTATGACGCCGTCCTCCACTTGGGGACACTGACGGGCGTTTTTGCAATATACCGGAAGGACATCGCCAACGTTGTAAAATCGATCTTTGGCCAGAACAGAGCAGAAGCAAAAGAAGGTGCGCACCGCCCTCAGGGGGGAAGGATGCTGTGGTTTATCGTGCTTGGCACGATACCAACGGCGACGATAGGTCTGGCCTTCAGCTCTTTCTTCGAGTATTCCTTTTACGATCCACTCTCAATTGGCGTCGGCTTTATCGTAACAGGCGTCTTTGTGCTGATCACGCTATTCCTAAAGGCTGGCAGCAAAAAGCTAGATGCAGCCGACGCGGTGCTGATCGGAGTCGGGCAGGGGCTTTCAATATTCTCAAGCATTTCAAGGAGCGGCGCGACCGTTGCTGCTGGGATGTTCAGAGGTGTAGAAAGAGAACAGCTTGTGCGGTACTCGTTTTTGCTATCTGTCCCCGCAATTCTGGGCGCGGCGGCAGTCGACATGATTTCGGCAGACGAGCAAGAGCGAGCTGAATTGTACTCGATAGGCATCGAATCGTACATCGTAGGGGCGGCAATTTCTGCGGCAGTAGGCTACGCGTCCATCCGCGTCCTTATCAGGCTAGTGATCAGGGGCAAGTTCTACCTCTTTGCGTTCTACTGCTTTGCAATAGGAATCGCGACTTTCCTTCTACTCTGA
- a CDS encoding phosphate uptake regulator PhoU — translation MRTGSDYKEVRKVQFTGRSTYVLSLPKKWIEEMHLHAGDQVTIARELDNSLSVVPVALGSSDSLSEATAIILPSEGSSTLKRKVVSMYLAGYNIIHLKLKMGRINPALRDAVREVVRRNLVGTEMIADASDNITLQVLLSLPELSVNTAIRRMYLIASSMHKDAMSALSELNYELAKEVIKSDDEVDRFSLYVLRNLVMATQNGRVLREVGLKNPSDCLSYRVAVKSIERVADHACGIADKAARLKDRIPRDSLQKIERMSHLALMVLGDSVEALLRRDYHLADKTVDNAENIHKLEDYTIAAVEKDRVRDLASIKLALEDIRRTAEYASDIAEAAMNETIDEVIEKHNSSPSSRGKQ, via the coding sequence ATGAGAACGGGGTCGGACTATAAGGAGGTCCGCAAGGTGCAGTTCACCGGCAGGTCCACGTATGTTCTGTCGCTGCCAAAAAAGTGGATCGAAGAAATGCACCTTCACGCAGGAGATCAGGTGACCATTGCCCGCGAGCTGGACAATTCGCTGTCGGTGGTCCCGGTCGCTCTGGGGTCGTCAGACTCGCTCAGCGAAGCCACCGCAATAATACTGCCAAGTGAGGGCAGCAGCACGCTTAAGCGCAAGGTCGTTTCCATGTATCTGGCCGGCTACAACATTATCCACCTGAAACTAAAGATGGGCAGGATAAACCCGGCGCTCCGCGACGCTGTCAGGGAGGTAGTAAGGCGCAACCTTGTCGGGACAGAGATGATAGCCGACGCATCCGACAACATCACCCTGCAGGTGCTGCTGTCGCTCCCAGAGCTGTCGGTCAACACCGCGATCCGGAGGATGTATCTCATAGCCTCCTCGATGCACAAGGATGCCATGTCCGCCCTTTCAGAGCTCAACTATGAGCTGGCAAAAGAGGTGATAAAGTCTGACGATGAAGTTGACAGGTTCAGCCTCTATGTCCTACGAAACTTGGTGATGGCCACGCAGAATGGCCGGGTGCTCCGCGAAGTGGGGTTAAAGAATCCGTCTGACTGCCTGAGCTACCGCGTAGCAGTCAAGAGCATCGAGCGGGTGGCCGACCACGCATGCGGGATAGCCGACAAGGCAGCCAGGCTGAAGGACAGGATTCCAAGGGACTCGCTGCAAAAGATAGAGAGGATGAGCCACCTTGCCCTGATGGTGCTGGGCGACTCGGTCGAGGCGCTGCTGCGGCGCGACTACCATCTGGCGGACAAGACAGTTGACAACGCGGAGAACATCCACAAGCTTGAAGACTACACCATAGCGGCAGTGGAAAAGGACAGGGTGCGCGACTTGGCAAGCATCAAGCTGGCGCTTGAAGACATCAGAAGGACGGCCGAGTACGCAAGCGACATTGCAGAGGCGGCCATGAACGAGACGATTGATGAAGTGATAGAGAAGCACAACAGCAGCCCCAGCAGTCGCGGCAAACAATAA
- the arsM gene encoding arsenite methyltransferase, with product MEKRRQQNIKQTIRRNYGKIALEQSGEGACCAPGCCSGPSPAKAAADVGYDTGELESVPKASIIGAGCGAPVKFANLQKGKVVVDLGSGAGIDVFLSANKVGGSGRVIGIDMTDEMLERARRNAKENGYANVEFRKGDIEERIPVDGGSADVVISNCVINLTTDKVRTFKEIHRILKDGGRMVISDLVADRKAGSINLERWSSCIDGAMAKDDYVANIKKAGFKDASILEEREFMGGELIGGRKITSLVVRAVK from the coding sequence ATGGAAAAGAGGCGTCAACAGAACATCAAGCAAACAATACGCAGGAACTACGGCAAGATAGCACTGGAGCAGAGCGGCGAGGGCGCGTGCTGCGCGCCCGGCTGCTGCTCTGGCCCTTCGCCGGCCAAAGCTGCAGCAGACGTAGGCTATGACACAGGCGAGCTGGAATCCGTCCCAAAAGCGTCGATCATTGGGGCTGGCTGCGGGGCGCCTGTCAAGTTTGCCAATTTGCAAAAAGGCAAAGTGGTGGTCGATCTCGGATCGGGCGCGGGCATTGACGTATTTCTGTCGGCAAACAAGGTCGGCGGCTCTGGCAGGGTCATTGGCATAGACATGACAGACGAGATGCTGGAGAGGGCCAGAAGGAACGCCAAGGAAAATGGATATGCAAACGTGGAATTCAGGAAAGGGGACATCGAGGAGAGGATCCCAGTTGACGGAGGCTCGGCAGATGTCGTCATAAGCAACTGCGTCATCAATCTCACTACTGACAAAGTAAGAACGTTCAAAGAGATCCACAGAATCCTGAAAGACGGGGGAAGGATGGTGATTTCCGATCTGGTCGCCGACAGGAAGGCCGGCTCGATAAACCTTGAAAGGTGGAGCAGCTGCATCGACGGCGCAATGGCAAAGGACGACTACGTTGCAAACATCAAAAAGGCAGGGTTCAAGGATGCAAGCATCTTGGAAGAGCGCGAGTTCATGGGCGGAGAATTGATAGGCGGCAGGAAAATCACCAGCCTTGTTGTCAGGGCCGTAAAGTAG
- a CDS encoding PhoU domain-containing protein, with protein sequence MIHMSVETLQSKDKNAAEKLYQMDNTVDALYKKYLREAIMPHEKTDKRFTDPRCYISALLILRYLERISTMPATSATRCIILSQAS encoded by the coding sequence ATGATACACATGAGCGTGGAGACACTTCAATCCAAGGACAAAAATGCTGCCGAAAAGCTGTACCAGATGGACAACACTGTGGATGCGCTTTACAAAAAGTATTTGCGTGAAGCCATTATGCCACATGAAAAGACTGACAAAAGGTTTACAGATCCTCGCTGCTATATTTCCGCCCTGCTGATACTGCGGTACCTTGAGCGCATATCGACCATGCCTGCTACATCGGCGACTCGGTGCATTATATTGTCACAGGCGAGTTAA
- a CDS encoding PhoU domain-containing protein, whose protein sequence is MYLGIDHVRNIIIDIARLSEHSVVTAIDSYAKGISSKKTIFEWSEQLRVLQDEVGDLAIELIACYQPVATDLRFIRSCMEIAYGFSRFGRYAYDIVDVLETMGSISECDKSAVLEMAKTARGDDTHERGDTSIQGQKCCRKAVPDGQHCGCALQKVFA, encoded by the coding sequence GTGTACCTTGGAATAGATCACGTTCGAAATATCATAATAGACATTGCCAGATTATCCGAGCATTCGGTGGTCACTGCCATTGATTCATACGCAAAAGGTATCAGCTCCAAGAAAACTATTTTTGAATGGTCAGAACAGCTCAGGGTGTTGCAGGACGAGGTAGGCGACCTTGCAATTGAGCTTATCGCCTGTTACCAGCCTGTAGCGACTGATCTTCGGTTCATTAGATCGTGCATGGAGATTGCATATGGATTTTCAAGATTTGGCCGATATGCCTACGATATTGTGGACGTGCTTGAAACAATGGGCTCAATCTCTGAATGCGACAAGAGTGCTGTTTTGGAGATGGCCAAGACAGCAAGGGGAGATGATACACATGAGCGTGGAGACACTTCAATCCAAGGACAAAAATGCTGCCGAAAAGCTGTACCAGATGGACAACACTGTGGATGCGCTTTACAAAAAGTATTTGCGTGA